In Cicer arietinum cultivar CDC Frontier isolate Library 1 chromosome 1, Cicar.CDCFrontier_v2.0, whole genome shotgun sequence, one DNA window encodes the following:
- the LOC105851589 gene encoding uncharacterized protein At4g14342-like translates to MAANAFPFDLNEEPALDSNEEAALDLNEEPALDLNEEPHDHNGVEENFGIEEETNVTSGSDVDVLNSQFDRLQADLNRFEWQVNIHRFAYASYIGSYPFLSYFAIAENESIGRQRYRFMQKMILPCGLPPERNED, encoded by the exons atggCTGCCAATGCTTTTCCATTTGATTTAAATGAAGAACCAGCACTTGATTCAAATGAAGAAGCAGCACTTGATTTAAATGAAGAACCAGCACTTGATTTAAATGAAGAACCACATGATCATAATGGTGTAGAAGAAAATTTTGGTATAGAAGAAGAAACCAACGTAACGAGTG GTAGTGATGTAGATGTTCTCAATTCACAATTTGATCGTCTTCAAGCTGATTTGAACAGATTTGAGTGGCAAGTAAATATTCACCGTTTTGCATATGCATCATACATAGGTAGCTACCCTTTCCTTTCATACTTTGCCATTGCTGAAAACGAATCTATTGGAAGACAACGCTATAGATTCATGCAGAAAATGATCCTGCCTTGTGGTCTGCCTCCAGAAAGAAACGAAGATTAA
- the LOC101491476 gene encoding GPN-loop GTPase 3-like: protein MGYAQLVIGPAGSGKSTYCSSLYQHCVTVRRSIHVVNLDPAAENFDYPVAMDVRELISLDDVMEELGLGPNGGLVYCMEHLEDNLDDWLDEELDNYLDDEYLVFDCPGQIELYSHVPVFRNFVEHLKRRNFNVCVVYLLDSQFMTDVTKFISGCMSSLSAMVQLELPHVNILSKMDLVTNKKDLEEYLDPEPTFLLSELNQRMAPKYAKLNKSLIELVSNFSMVSFIPLDLRKEKSIQYVLGQIDNCIQYGEDADVKIRDFDPEDDE, encoded by the exons ATGGGTTATGCACAGCTTGTTATAGGTCCAGCTGGTAGTGGCAAG TCTACATATTGCTCAAGTTTGTACCAACACTGTGTAACTGTACGGCGATCAATACATGTTGTGAACCTTGATCCTGCTGCTGAAAATTTTGACTATCCAGTTGCGATGG ATGTAAGGGAACTTATTTCCCTGGACGATGTTATGGAGGAGCTTGGATTAGGTCCTAATGGTGGTCTTGTATACTGCATGGA ACACCTTGAAGATAACCTAGATGATTGGCTTGATGAAGAGCTGGACAATTATTTAGATGACGAGTACTTGGTTTTTGATTGTCCTG GTCAGATAGAACTTTATTCACATGTGCCAGTATTTCGAAATTTTGTTGAACATTTGAAACGGAGAAATTTTAATGTCTGTGTTGTGTACTTACTTGATTCACAG TTCATGACAGATGTGACCAAATTTATAAGTGGATGCATGTCCTCCCTTTCTGCAATGGTTCAACTTGAACTACCTCATGTTAATATCCTCTCAAAAATGGACCTTGTGACTAACAAAAAGGATCTTGAAGA ATACTTGGATCCAGAACCCACCTTTTTACTGTCTGAATTGAATCAACGGATGGCTCCTAAGTATGCAAAGTTGAACAAGTCTTTGATTGAACTG GTGAGTAATTTTAGCATGGTGAGTTTTATACCACTGGACTTGAGGAAGGAAAAAAG TATACAATATGTATTGGGTCAAATCGACAACTGCATTCAGTATGGAGAAGATGCAGATGTGAAGATTAGGGATTTTGACCCAGAGGATGATGAGTAG
- the LOC101492242 gene encoding beta-glucosidase 47 isoform X2: MEYIGVNSYRFSLSWARILPKGRFGHLNRAGIDYYNRLIDALLNRGIEPFVTITHYDIPQALEDRYGGWLSPKIQEEFRYYADICFKYFGDRVKHWVTFNEPNVAVICGYRTGVYPPSHCSGSFGNCSYGDSEREPFIAASNLILSHVSAVDVYRNKYQKNQGGKIGIVMNAVWYEPFSNSSEDKLAAERAQSFNMNWFLDPIILGKYPKEMHDILGPDLLPFSKYDLEKLKSGLDFVGINHYTSYYVKDCIFSTCEQGKGSSKTEGFALTSPQMNGLNIGEPTALAWLYVHPQGMEKIVTYIKDRYNNIPMFITENGFGMTENSYPTSKDVLNDVKRVEYLSGYLDSLATAIRKGADVRGYFLWSLLDNFEWNHGYSIRFGLHHVDFETLNRTPRVSAFWYKNFIVEHKARTGISL, from the exons ATGGAATATATTGGAGTCAACAGCTATCGTTTTTCATTATCATGGGCTAGAATTTTACCAa AAGGAAGATTTGGCCATTTGAACAGGGCTGGCATCGATTACTATAACCGGTTAATTGATGCACTTCTCAATAGAG GAATAGAACCTTTTGTTACAATAACACATTATGACATTCCTCAAGCACTTGAGGATAGATATGGAGGTTGGCTTAGTCCTAAAATTCA GGAGGAATTTAGGTATTATGCAGACATATGCTTCAAGTACTTTGGAGACAGAGTGAAACATTGGGTGACATTTAATGAACCCAATGTTGCTGTTATTTGTGGTTATAGAACAGGTGTATATCCACCATCTCATTGCTCAGGTTCATTTGGCAATTGCAGCTATGGAGATTCAGAGAGAGAACCTTTCATTGCTGCCTCTAACCTCATCTTATCCCATGTGTCTGCTGTTGATGTGTACAGAAACAAGTATCAA AAAAATCAGGGAGGAAAAATTGGAATTGTTATGAATGCTGTATGGTATGAACCATTTAGCAACTCATCAGAAGACAAGTTAGCTGCTGAGAGAGCTCAATCATTTAACATGAACTG GTTTTTGGACCCAATTATACTAGGAAAGTATCCAAAAGAAATGCATGATATATTAGGACCTGATCTATTACCATTTTCCAAATATGATTTGGAAAAACTTAAGAGTGGATTAGATTTCGTTGGAATAAATCACTATACAAGTTATTATGTAAAAGACTGCATATTCTCTACATGTGAACAAGGAAAAGGGTCTTCAAAGACAGAGGGATTTGCTCTAACATCTCCACAAATGAATGGCCTCAACATTGGAGAACCG ACTGCACTTGCATGGTTGTATGTTCACCCACAAGGAATGGAAAAAATAGTGACTTACATAAAAGACAGATACAACAACATACCAATGTTCATCACTGAAAATG GATTTGGGATGACTGAGAATTCCTACCCAACAAGTAAAGATGTATTGAACGATGTCAAAAGAGTGGAATATTTGAGTGGATACTTGGATTCTCTAGCAACAGCAATAAG GAAAGGAGCAGATGTGAGGGGGTACTTTCTGTGGTCCCTTCTAGATAACTTTGAGTGGAATCATGGATACAGTATAAGGTTTGGACTTCATCATGTGGACTTTGAAACACTTAATAGAACACCAAGGGTGTCTGCATTTTGGTACAAAAACTTCATTGTAGAACATAAGGCTCGGACAGGCATTAGCCTTTGA
- the LOC101492242 gene encoding beta-glucosidase 45 isoform X1, translating into MMSYSHSLTHNMELLLPLLNIALFVLFFLFSNFMGSCAFVSLEHNITSSSFPLNFLFGTASSSYQFEGAFSSDGKGLSNWDVFTHKPGTIIDGTNGDVAVDHYHRYKEDVDLMEYIGVNSYRFSLSWARILPKGRFGHLNRAGIDYYNRLIDALLNRGIEPFVTITHYDIPQALEDRYGGWLSPKIQEEFRYYADICFKYFGDRVKHWVTFNEPNVAVICGYRTGVYPPSHCSGSFGNCSYGDSEREPFIAASNLILSHVSAVDVYRNKYQKNQGGKIGIVMNAVWYEPFSNSSEDKLAAERAQSFNMNWFLDPIILGKYPKEMHDILGPDLLPFSKYDLEKLKSGLDFVGINHYTSYYVKDCIFSTCEQGKGSSKTEGFALTSPQMNGLNIGEPTALAWLYVHPQGMEKIVTYIKDRYNNIPMFITENGFGMTENSYPTSKDVLNDVKRVEYLSGYLDSLATAIRKGADVRGYFLWSLLDNFEWNHGYSIRFGLHHVDFETLNRTPRVSAFWYKNFIVEHKARTGISL; encoded by the exons ATGATGTCTTACTCACACTCACTCACACACAACATGGAGCTTCTACTCCCACTCCTCAATATTGCCCTCTTTgtacttttttttctcttctcaaATTTCATGGGATCATGTGCTTTTGTGTCCCTAGAACATAATATTACTTCATCCTCGTTTCCACTCAACTTCCTCTTTGGAACTGCATCTTCTTCCTATCAG tttgaagGAGCATTCTCGAGTGATGGCAAGGGACTAAGTAACTGGGATGTGTTCACTCATAAGCCAG gaaccataataGATGGAACTAATGGGGATGTTGCTGTTGATCATTACCATCGTTATAAG GAAGACGTGGACCTAATGGAATATATTGGAGTCAACAGCTATCGTTTTTCATTATCATGGGCTAGAATTTTACCAa AAGGAAGATTTGGCCATTTGAACAGGGCTGGCATCGATTACTATAACCGGTTAATTGATGCACTTCTCAATAGAG GAATAGAACCTTTTGTTACAATAACACATTATGACATTCCTCAAGCACTTGAGGATAGATATGGAGGTTGGCTTAGTCCTAAAATTCA GGAGGAATTTAGGTATTATGCAGACATATGCTTCAAGTACTTTGGAGACAGAGTGAAACATTGGGTGACATTTAATGAACCCAATGTTGCTGTTATTTGTGGTTATAGAACAGGTGTATATCCACCATCTCATTGCTCAGGTTCATTTGGCAATTGCAGCTATGGAGATTCAGAGAGAGAACCTTTCATTGCTGCCTCTAACCTCATCTTATCCCATGTGTCTGCTGTTGATGTGTACAGAAACAAGTATCAA AAAAATCAGGGAGGAAAAATTGGAATTGTTATGAATGCTGTATGGTATGAACCATTTAGCAACTCATCAGAAGACAAGTTAGCTGCTGAGAGAGCTCAATCATTTAACATGAACTG GTTTTTGGACCCAATTATACTAGGAAAGTATCCAAAAGAAATGCATGATATATTAGGACCTGATCTATTACCATTTTCCAAATATGATTTGGAAAAACTTAAGAGTGGATTAGATTTCGTTGGAATAAATCACTATACAAGTTATTATGTAAAAGACTGCATATTCTCTACATGTGAACAAGGAAAAGGGTCTTCAAAGACAGAGGGATTTGCTCTAACATCTCCACAAATGAATGGCCTCAACATTGGAGAACCG ACTGCACTTGCATGGTTGTATGTTCACCCACAAGGAATGGAAAAAATAGTGACTTACATAAAAGACAGATACAACAACATACCAATGTTCATCACTGAAAATG GATTTGGGATGACTGAGAATTCCTACCCAACAAGTAAAGATGTATTGAACGATGTCAAAAGAGTGGAATATTTGAGTGGATACTTGGATTCTCTAGCAACAGCAATAAG GAAAGGAGCAGATGTGAGGGGGTACTTTCTGTGGTCCCTTCTAGATAACTTTGAGTGGAATCATGGATACAGTATAAGGTTTGGACTTCATCATGTGGACTTTGAAACACTTAATAGAACACCAAGGGTGTCTGCATTTTGGTACAAAAACTTCATTGTAGAACATAAGGCTCGGACAGGCATTAGCCTTTGA